One stretch of Fictibacillus sp. b24 DNA includes these proteins:
- a CDS encoding metal ABC transporter solute-binding protein, Zn/Mn family, translating to MRKLGLLSAIILLFISAACGNNNASDKKEGTLKIYTTMYPLEYFTERIGGKHVEVSSIIPPGADAHTYEPSTKKMVEITEGDAFVYNKLESDEFSSSVADTLKEEDMPIIDGAKDITYHESDEHADEHTDEHDSHEGEEKGHEEESHHEHGSLDPHIWLDPVLAQQMADNIYNGLVKLKPEAKETFQKNHEALISDLKELDSSFKSSVENAPKDSFIVSHAAYGYWAERYGLEQIAISGLSPSHEPSQQQIQTIIENAKKEKTNYILFEENVNNKVAAMIKKEVGAETMTLHNLETRTKKDIQNDRDYLTIMKDNISTLSKALQ from the coding sequence ATGCGAAAACTTGGTTTACTTAGCGCAATAATACTATTATTCATATCAGCAGCATGCGGAAATAACAACGCATCTGATAAAAAAGAAGGTACATTGAAGATCTACACAACTATGTATCCATTAGAATATTTCACAGAAAGAATTGGCGGCAAGCATGTGGAAGTATCTTCTATTATACCTCCTGGTGCTGACGCACACACATATGAACCTTCTACAAAAAAGATGGTGGAAATCACTGAAGGAGATGCATTTGTTTATAACAAACTAGAATCAGACGAATTCTCCTCTTCTGTGGCAGATACTTTAAAAGAAGAAGATATGCCGATTATCGATGGCGCGAAAGATATTACGTATCATGAATCAGATGAACATGCAGATGAACATACCGATGAACATGATAGCCATGAAGGTGAGGAAAAAGGGCATGAAGAAGAATCTCATCACGAACATGGTTCTCTTGACCCGCATATCTGGCTTGATCCAGTTTTAGCTCAACAAATGGCAGATAATATATATAACGGACTTGTTAAATTAAAACCAGAAGCGAAAGAGACGTTCCAAAAAAATCATGAAGCTTTGATTTCAGATTTAAAAGAGCTAGATTCATCTTTTAAATCAAGTGTTGAAAACGCTCCTAAGGATTCTTTCATTGTGTCTCATGCAGCTTACGGATATTGGGCTGAGCGATACGGCTTAGAACAAATTGCAATCAGCGGACTTTCTCCATCACATGAGCCAAGTCAGCAGCAGATTCAAACCATTATTGAAAACGCAAAAAAAGAAAAAACGAATTATATCTTATTTGAAGAAAACGTGAACAATAAGGTAGCTGCGATGATTAAAAAAGAAGTCGGCGCAGAGACGATGACTCTTCACAACTTAGAAACAAGAACGAAAAAAGATATCCAAAATGACCGTGACTACCTAACGATTATGAAAGATAACATTTCTACTCTTTCTAAAGCCTTACAATAA
- a CDS encoding ABC transporter ATP-binding protein produces the protein MVKETNKRTRFRYSSEQVIDKPFNWGQIIRLFQYMKPYSKNLLPKAILAMIVSTAVRLVVPVFIGVLTFDHAIKNKDTNLLIKLIIAIAGLYLLSWGANTLRIKWMNYLGQYVIYDIRKHLFKHIQRLSHRFFDQRSAGSILVRIINDVNSLQDLFTNGVINVLMDIILLLGIIVIMFVYSPELTLAIMVILPLMFFISTSLRKKIRRSWQVVRIKQAKLNSHLNESIQGIRVTKSYTQEKENMNFFNGVNNETYDSWRTATQQNALFRPFVEMSNAIGTAILLWFGSYLIQGEALEIGVFVTFAFYLGMFWEPISRLGQVYNQLLVGMASSERIFEFLDEKPNVHEKENAYSFSQIKGNIEFKEVEFSYNADRKALKGIDLSIQGGQTVALVGHTGSGKTTIANLVSRFYDPTAGEVLIDGKNLKDVNLASLREKVSVVLQDTFIFSGTIKDNIRFGRPDASDEEVRSAAKAVGAHAFIERLSNGYETEVEERGNVLSVGERQLLSFARALLADPDILILDEATASIDTESEQKIQKALKTLLKDRTAIIIAHRLSTIREADNIVVLDHGEIMEQGNHAELMNAEGIYYHLVVSQFKMLDAI, from the coding sequence ATGGTGAAAGAAACAAATAAGAGAACACGGTTTCGATATTCATCTGAACAAGTCATCGACAAGCCGTTCAACTGGGGACAGATCATTCGCTTGTTTCAATACATGAAACCTTACAGCAAGAACTTATTGCCAAAAGCGATTTTAGCTATGATTGTTTCAACCGCTGTTAGACTTGTCGTACCTGTGTTCATTGGGGTTCTGACATTCGACCATGCGATCAAGAACAAAGATACAAACCTGCTAATAAAATTAATTATTGCGATTGCAGGGCTTTACTTGCTTTCCTGGGGAGCCAATACACTTCGCATAAAATGGATGAACTATCTTGGCCAGTATGTGATTTATGACATACGGAAGCATCTGTTTAAACATATTCAGCGTCTGTCACATCGATTTTTCGATCAGCGTTCTGCTGGGTCCATACTAGTTCGAATCATCAACGACGTGAACTCATTGCAGGATTTGTTCACGAATGGGGTTATCAATGTCCTCATGGATATCATCTTGCTGTTAGGGATTATCGTGATCATGTTTGTTTATAGCCCGGAGCTCACTTTGGCGATTATGGTCATTCTTCCACTGATGTTCTTTATTTCAACCAGTCTTAGAAAAAAAATCAGACGTTCTTGGCAGGTTGTTCGAATCAAACAAGCCAAGTTGAACTCACATCTAAACGAGAGCATTCAAGGAATTCGGGTTACGAAATCATATACTCAAGAAAAAGAGAACATGAACTTTTTTAACGGAGTGAACAACGAAACGTATGACAGCTGGAGAACGGCTACACAGCAAAATGCGTTGTTCCGCCCATTCGTTGAAATGTCAAACGCGATCGGTACAGCCATTCTGCTTTGGTTTGGTTCCTACTTGATTCAAGGTGAAGCGTTGGAAATCGGGGTTTTTGTTACATTTGCCTTTTACCTCGGCATGTTTTGGGAGCCGATCTCAAGGCTAGGCCAAGTGTATAATCAGCTTTTAGTAGGAATGGCATCTTCAGAAAGAATTTTTGAGTTTCTAGATGAAAAGCCGAATGTGCATGAAAAAGAAAATGCGTATTCCTTCTCACAGATCAAAGGAAACATTGAGTTTAAAGAGGTTGAGTTTTCGTATAACGCTGACCGAAAAGCGTTAAAAGGAATCGACCTTTCTATACAAGGTGGTCAGACAGTAGCTCTAGTGGGTCATACGGGTTCAGGTAAGACTACAATCGCAAACTTAGTGAGCAGATTTTATGATCCAACCGCAGGTGAAGTCTTGATCGACGGTAAGAATTTAAAAGACGTGAACTTGGCAAGCTTACGTGAAAAAGTGAGTGTGGTTCTTCAAGACACGTTTATCTTTTCTGGTACGATTAAGGATAACATTCGTTTCGGAAGACCAGATGCATCTGATGAAGAAGTAAGAAGTGCTGCTAAAGCTGTTGGTGCTCATGCGTTTATTGAGAGGCTATCAAATGGATATGAAACAGAAGTAGAAGAACGAGGAAACGTTTTATCCGTCGGTGAGAGGCAGCTTCTTTCTTTTGCTAGAGCCCTTCTCGCTGATCCAGATATTTTGATTCTGGATGAAGCGACAGCAAGCATTGATACAGAGTCTGAACAAAAGATACAAAAAGCATTAAAGACCTTGTTAAAGGACAGAACGGCTATTATCATTGCTCATAGACTTTCTACCATAAGGGAAGCTGACAATATTGTTGTTCTTGACCATGGAGAAATTATGGAACAAGGTAACCATGCAGAGCTTATGAACGCTGAAGGAATTTATTATCACCTAGTAGTTTCTCAATTTAAAATGCTTGATGCCATATAA
- a CDS encoding ABC transporter ATP-binding protein, producing the protein MDTFRRLKDFYWPYKKYFYLSILTLFLVSGITVVYPMVLQFTIDEIIIKGEYSFVPYVAIGFIILMAIKGAATYSHQFYGDLFGISSVYQLRESLYEKLQFLPFDYYDNAKTGDLMSRLTADVEGFRFFLSFGFSQLINFVLIVGFSLSVMFFYSIPLAIITLCMMPFLAIVVYKFDKEVHPAFRGIRKSMANLNTKVQENISGINTVKSLSREDFEINKFDKSNEDYKSQFLTTSQIWARYFPIMELIGNLSVVLLLAYGGYLVIQGNLTAGELVAFFSLVWYIMGPIMNLGFIMNTFSQSKASGERLLEILDEPLEMDGEDRELERVRFDGEVIFEDITHRYKNEKKDALKNVTFTAKPGQTIGLIGATGSGKTSITQLLSRFYQPEKGSILIDGKPLERYSLRTIRKNIGTVLQESFLFSSTIKDNISYGNPDADMDDIVDAAKRAQAHDFIMELPDGYDTVLGERGLGLSGGQKQRISIARAILIDPTILILDDATSAVDMETEFRIQKALKEVMNDRTTFIIAHRISSLKHADEILVLHEGEVIERGTHEELISEESGAYRRIYDIQYQDKDKVFQMTGRGV; encoded by the coding sequence CTGGATACATTCAGAAGATTAAAAGACTTTTATTGGCCTTATAAAAAGTACTTTTATTTGTCGATTCTTACGTTGTTTCTTGTTTCAGGAATTACCGTTGTTTATCCAATGGTCCTGCAATTTACCATTGATGAGATCATTATTAAAGGGGAATATTCATTCGTCCCTTACGTAGCAATCGGTTTTATCATACTCATGGCCATTAAAGGGGCTGCTACATATAGTCACCAGTTTTATGGAGACCTGTTTGGCATTAGTTCCGTCTACCAGCTTCGGGAATCATTGTATGAAAAACTGCAGTTTCTTCCATTTGATTATTACGATAACGCGAAAACGGGTGATCTCATGTCCCGACTCACGGCAGATGTGGAAGGGTTCCGCTTCTTTCTGTCGTTTGGATTTTCTCAGCTTATTAACTTTGTTCTAATCGTTGGCTTCAGTCTTTCTGTTATGTTCTTCTATTCCATTCCTTTGGCCATCATTACACTATGCATGATGCCTTTCCTCGCAATCGTCGTTTACAAGTTTGATAAAGAAGTTCATCCCGCTTTTAGAGGAATTCGAAAATCCATGGCTAACCTCAACACGAAGGTTCAGGAAAATATTAGCGGTATCAATACAGTAAAGTCACTATCCCGTGAAGATTTTGAGATAAATAAATTTGATAAATCGAATGAGGACTATAAATCACAATTTCTAACAACCTCCCAAATATGGGCAAGATACTTTCCAATCATGGAATTGATCGGAAACCTTTCTGTCGTCCTGCTGCTTGCTTATGGGGGTTATCTTGTTATTCAAGGGAATCTGACAGCAGGGGAGCTCGTTGCTTTCTTTAGTCTCGTTTGGTACATTATGGGGCCGATTATGAATCTAGGGTTTATCATGAATACTTTTTCTCAATCCAAAGCTTCAGGAGAACGATTGTTAGAGATCTTAGACGAACCTCTTGAGATGGATGGGGAAGACAGGGAACTTGAAAGGGTTCGCTTTGATGGAGAAGTAATCTTTGAAGACATAACGCATCGCTATAAAAATGAGAAAAAAGATGCTCTTAAAAATGTAACGTTTACAGCTAAACCTGGACAGACGATTGGACTGATCGGGGCAACAGGCTCAGGCAAAACATCCATTACACAGCTTCTGTCAAGATTCTATCAGCCAGAGAAAGGTTCCATTCTTATCGATGGGAAGCCACTTGAAAGGTATTCGCTTAGAACGATTCGAAAGAACATAGGTACCGTGCTGCAAGAGTCTTTTTTGTTTTCGTCAACGATCAAAGACAACATTTCATACGGTAACCCTGATGCGGATATGGATGATATTGTGGATGCCGCCAAACGGGCACAAGCACATGACTTTATTATGGAGCTCCCTGACGGATACGACACAGTTTTAGGAGAGAGGGGACTCGGACTTTCTGGTGGGCAAAAGCAGAGAATCTCGATTGCAAGAGCCATACTGATTGACCCGACCATCTTAATTCTTGACGACGCCACAAGTGCGGTAGATATGGAAACTGAATTTAGAATACAAAAAGCTTTAAAAGAAGTGATGAACGACCGGACGACATTTATTATCGCTCACCGAATTTCTTCACTAAAACATGCTGATGAGATTCTTGTTCTTCATGAGGGAGAAGTGATTGAACGCGGAACACATGAAGAGCTCATTAGCGAAGAATCAGGAGCTTACCGCAGAATTTATGACATTCAATACCAAGACAAAGATAAAGTGTTTCAAATGACAGGGCGGGGGGTGTAA
- a CDS encoding copper resistance CopC family protein: MKKMLLSLLLLMMMVIQLPLSAFAHSKLESSTPAEGEKVTTDLEAVVLTFSTKIESLSTMTLKNGDKEIPLQISIEDDQMTGAINTPLENGNYTVSYKIIGADSHVIEGNYTFSVDRPEQEQAQEENPEDKKDDNAEQALPDTEKKDQPKNPSYFAPLTIGLVIVIAIVSFFAFRRKR; this comes from the coding sequence ATGAAAAAAATGCTCTTATCCTTACTTTTATTGATGATGATGGTTATACAATTGCCTTTATCCGCGTTTGCTCATTCCAAACTTGAATCATCAACACCTGCTGAAGGAGAAAAGGTTACAACAGATCTTGAAGCAGTCGTCTTAACTTTTTCAACAAAGATTGAATCGCTAAGTACGATGACTTTAAAAAACGGTGATAAAGAAATTCCTCTCCAGATCAGTATTGAAGATGACCAAATGACTGGTGCGATCAACACCCCCTTGGAGAATGGCAATTATACTGTATCCTACAAAATTATTGGTGCTGACAGTCATGTGATTGAAGGAAACTATACATTTTCGGTAGATCGTCCTGAACAAGAACAAGCACAAGAAGAAAATCCAGAAGACAAGAAAGACGACAATGCTGAGCAAGCATTGCCAGATACAGAGAAAAAAGATCAGCCGAAAAATCCAAGCTATTTTGCACCGCTTACGATTGGACTCGTGATAGTAATTGCCATCGTATCGTTCTTTGCATTCAGAAGAAAACGTTAA
- a CDS encoding YjcZ family sporulation protein, which yields MGYSYGNSFALVVVLFILLIIVGAACFC from the coding sequence ATGGGTTATTCTTATGGCAATTCTTTTGCATTGGTAGTAGTGTTATTTATTCTATTGATTATTGTTGGGGCAGCTTGCTTCTGCTAA
- a CDS encoding peptidoglycan D,D-transpeptidase FtsI family protein: protein MVTKADPERKRKKTQVPFRLNVLFLVVFFLFSVLILRLGVLQIVNGEEKRIESEAVEEVIARKEAPRGKLLDSNFREVVGNKPFFSLTYTKTVDTKAEDTMRIAKWLAERLGVTEDQEKKITVRDKKDYFIAKHDVTELIEERLSKKEKKLSDKDQYKALVDKITEEEIKSLTDEDIKILAYKRAMETGYAYSAQRIKTNLDNQEVSIISENLGDLPGIDIMADSKRIYPFGESSIFGQVKQIPKSRTDYFMSMGYDRSDQVGVSGLEDQYEQVLRGTKEKSVYLTNPKTGATIGEPKTIPGQRGKDIVLTLDMELQFHLEKILEEEILKAKPLGGNDLLKSAYIVMMNPKTGEIKGIAGKTYKDGEFHNDSYGALYNSYEMGSTVKGATVLTGLQKGLVGMGEVIYDAPFTKNGMDKSSWKNMGYINDLDALRMSSNVYMFNIMDRMIGPEHWTETYAEARYSYSQFGLGVKTGIDFPNEATGYEGKPPEGESATLYDLGIGQFDTYTTMQLVQYVSTIANDGYRVKPQLVREIREPAPNEEAQGKLLKRFEPEILNKIDIDQKYIERVQQGFWQVMHSPGGTAKSYFDDPEKYHNPAGKTGTAQRIIRHPSTGNLVEKHNLTLVGYAPFENPEIAFAVVVPEGTPQNGNQKINKYIGQRALEAYWNLKEKYGENAETVNGNLEKDKEAAENSAQ, encoded by the coding sequence ATGGTAACGAAAGCGGATCCGGAAAGAAAGAGGAAGAAAACACAAGTACCCTTTCGTTTAAATGTCTTGTTTTTGGTCGTCTTTTTTCTATTCTCTGTCCTAATTTTAAGGTTAGGAGTTCTCCAGATCGTAAATGGAGAGGAAAAACGTATAGAGTCAGAAGCAGTTGAAGAAGTGATCGCAAGGAAAGAAGCACCGCGTGGAAAGCTGCTGGACAGCAACTTCCGCGAAGTGGTTGGAAACAAACCTTTCTTTTCTTTAACATATACAAAAACAGTAGATACAAAAGCAGAAGACACGATGCGGATTGCAAAATGGCTGGCTGAACGCCTTGGCGTGACAGAAGATCAAGAAAAGAAGATTACAGTACGCGATAAGAAAGACTATTTCATTGCAAAACATGATGTAACTGAACTAATAGAAGAACGACTCAGCAAGAAAGAAAAGAAGCTGAGCGACAAGGATCAATATAAAGCGCTTGTTGATAAGATTACCGAGGAAGAGATCAAAAGCCTAACAGATGAAGACATTAAGATTCTTGCATACAAACGTGCGATGGAAACAGGGTATGCGTATTCAGCACAGCGCATTAAAACGAATTTAGACAATCAAGAAGTTTCCATTATCTCTGAAAATCTTGGCGACCTGCCAGGGATTGATATAATGGCGGATTCAAAACGTATATACCCATTTGGTGAATCCTCAATTTTTGGGCAGGTAAAACAAATTCCTAAATCAAGAACCGACTATTTTATGAGTATGGGTTATGACCGAAGTGACCAAGTAGGTGTAAGTGGTCTTGAAGATCAATATGAACAAGTGCTTAGAGGAACGAAAGAAAAATCTGTATATCTAACGAATCCTAAAACCGGGGCAACAATCGGTGAGCCGAAAACCATCCCCGGGCAGCGTGGAAAAGATATCGTACTAACATTAGATATGGAGCTTCAATTCCACCTGGAAAAGATTCTAGAAGAAGAGATCTTAAAAGCAAAACCGCTTGGCGGAAATGACCTGCTTAAATCAGCATACATCGTAATGATGAATCCTAAAACAGGTGAGATTAAAGGGATTGCAGGAAAAACATACAAAGATGGAGAGTTCCACAACGATTCATATGGTGCACTATACAACTCTTATGAAATGGGTTCAACGGTAAAAGGAGCAACGGTACTTACAGGTCTTCAAAAAGGGCTAGTAGGTATGGGAGAAGTCATATATGATGCACCTTTTACTAAGAACGGCATGGATAAATCCTCATGGAAGAACATGGGATATATTAATGATCTAGATGCCCTTCGTATGTCATCTAACGTATACATGTTTAATATTATGGACCGCATGATCGGTCCTGAGCATTGGACAGAGACATATGCAGAAGCACGTTATTCATACAGTCAGTTTGGTCTAGGAGTTAAAACAGGTATTGATTTTCCAAATGAAGCAACTGGATACGAAGGAAAGCCACCTGAAGGAGAGTCTGCTACTCTGTATGACTTAGGTATAGGGCAATTTGATACGTATACTACGATGCAGCTGGTTCAGTATGTATCAACAATTGCGAATGATGGATATCGAGTTAAACCTCAATTGGTACGTGAAATTCGTGAACCTGCTCCGAATGAAGAGGCACAAGGGAAATTGTTGAAGCGCTTTGAACCAGAGATTTTAAACAAAATTGACATTGATCAAAAATACATTGAACGCGTGCAACAAGGATTTTGGCAAGTTATGCATTCACCTGGTGGCACAGCAAAAAGTTATTTTGATGACCCTGAAAAGTATCACAATCCAGCAGGGAAAACAGGAACTGCCCAGCGTATTATTAGGCATCCAAGTACAGGGAACTTGGTTGAAAAGCATAACTTGACACTTGTCGGATATGCACCATTTGAAAACCCTGAAATTGCATTCGCAGTTGTGGTTCCAGAAGGTACACCGCAAAACGGAAATCAAAAAATCAATAAATACATCGGACAGCGTGCACTTGAAGCGTATTGGAACTTAAAAGAAAAGTACGGTGAAAACGCAGAGACGGTTAATGGTAATTTAGAAAAAGATAAAGAAGCGGCAGAGAACTCAGCACAATGA
- a CDS encoding EAL domain-containing protein, with translation MSCSQCRPSGDFPIEGFIHIRTDHPVLLQSLEQLFTEVGLEVMASSNAVSAKYNNLPLLQSLCEGLSSTFNNQAIQSFYCALTLTFEEANGFITWIPFPHFRERIKNRDLYEVIQQQLFTTYSQPIISLQTEEIYGYEFLLRPLSDRIEFKPYELFQYAEKSGLQALLDGNARITSIQNSSGAVPRGVKRFINFLPSSIYDPKHCLATTFRAAAEAGVDPNDLVFEVVETEEIADIEHLKSILKAYQDQGMKVALDDLGAGHSTLAVLKELKPNYVKIDRKIISFCDEDESKKEMILQIVKVAREINAVVLAEGIERKEEAEVVLNCGVELAQGYYYGRPVPTKSLTAAAL, from the coding sequence ATGTCATGTTCTCAGTGTCGACCATCAGGTGATTTCCCTATAGAAGGTTTCATTCATATCCGTACAGACCATCCTGTTCTTTTACAAAGTTTGGAGCAGCTTTTTACTGAGGTAGGCTTAGAGGTAATGGCATCATCGAATGCGGTATCTGCAAAATACAACAATCTTCCCTTACTCCAATCACTATGTGAAGGTCTTTCAAGCACATTTAATAACCAAGCTATACAATCGTTCTATTGTGCGCTTACTCTAACTTTCGAGGAAGCAAATGGCTTTATTACATGGATCCCGTTTCCTCACTTTAGGGAAAGAATAAAAAACAGAGATCTTTATGAAGTTATACAACAGCAATTGTTCACTACATACTCACAACCTATTATTTCATTGCAGACAGAAGAAATTTATGGTTACGAATTTTTACTTCGCCCATTGTCGGATCGTATTGAATTTAAACCTTACGAACTTTTTCAGTATGCTGAAAAATCAGGATTACAAGCCCTCTTGGATGGAAATGCACGAATCACCTCCATACAGAATAGTTCTGGAGCAGTGCCTAGAGGAGTGAAGCGTTTCATTAACTTCCTTCCGTCATCCATTTATGATCCAAAGCATTGTTTGGCTACAACATTTAGAGCAGCAGCCGAGGCAGGAGTTGATCCGAATGACTTGGTGTTTGAAGTTGTGGAAACAGAAGAAATTGCAGACATAGAACACTTGAAGAGCATCTTAAAGGCTTACCAAGATCAAGGAATGAAAGTAGCACTTGATGACTTAGGTGCCGGTCATTCAACTCTTGCAGTATTAAAAGAACTGAAACCTAACTATGTAAAAATTGACCGCAAAATTATTTCTTTCTGTGATGAAGACGAATCTAAAAAAGAAATGATTCTGCAGATTGTAAAAGTAGCAAGGGAAATAAATGCGGTCGTATTGGCAGAGGGCATAGAAAGAAAAGAGGAAGCAGAGGTCGTTTTAAACTGTGGTGTTGAGCTCGCGCAAGGCTACTATTACGGAAGACCTGTACCTACAAAAAGCCTTACTGCAGCAGCCCTCTAA
- a CDS encoding ABC transporter permease: MRNMQYKVAHLINNAASAIFGFVFIAIWVGVLQGKENESPYSALDMTYYIAAVQCILWLSGFLTAGLNIQNGVRNGAISLELVRPTNFFLYVTSQEAGRLLYNFFFRSIPIGLVFALTVGFYVPQHVPSYLFLCISIFLAIIISINLHYLVGISACWTTEIDWAHFVNFTLLIGLGGQLVPIDLLPAPLSFITPYLPFAGAIYYPVMIFLEKVSSEVLFIQLFWAVLLTLMNLWLTEKARHKLEIQGG; the protein is encoded by the coding sequence ATGCGAAATATGCAGTATAAAGTTGCCCATTTGATCAATAATGCGGCCAGTGCCATCTTCGGCTTCGTATTTATCGCGATATGGGTCGGTGTATTACAAGGTAAAGAGAATGAAAGTCCCTACAGTGCACTTGACATGACGTATTACATTGCTGCGGTTCAATGCATCCTTTGGCTCTCAGGATTTCTTACAGCGGGACTGAACATTCAAAACGGCGTAAGAAATGGCGCCATTTCATTAGAACTCGTAAGACCTACCAATTTTTTTCTGTATGTTACCTCACAAGAAGCTGGCCGGTTATTGTATAACTTTTTCTTTCGTTCCATTCCGATTGGGCTTGTTTTTGCACTAACAGTTGGTTTCTATGTACCTCAACACGTACCAAGTTATCTATTTTTATGTATTTCAATCTTTTTAGCTATAATCATATCTATCAATCTACACTACTTGGTTGGGATCAGTGCTTGCTGGACAACTGAGATTGACTGGGCACATTTTGTTAACTTCACCTTACTAATAGGTCTTGGCGGACAGCTCGTACCCATCGATTTACTTCCTGCCCCACTGTCTTTTATCACACCTTATTTACCTTTTGCTGGAGCAATCTATTATCCGGTAATGATTTTCCTTGAAAAAGTTTCGAGCGAGGTTTTATTCATACAGCTTTTTTGGGCTGTTTTATTAACGCTCATGAATTTGTGGCTCACCGAAAAAGCACGCCACAAATTAGAAATACAAGGAGGATAA
- a CDS encoding ABC transporter permease translates to MNLYIKLISGSLRSRMQYKMNFLVSSLSYGLIMAVDFVLLAAILQRFDDVKGWNLFEVGLLYGISSVAITLYRVFCVEVHNFERYMVEGEFDSLLIRPVSPLSLLLTKNLDLSRIGGTIQGILILIISIIGLNLENVELFLLLIYLPISILAGVIICFSLGLLTATIAFWTQRIKDFQTFTLYAPFNAANYPMNIYPGWLKIIFFTVIPVGFMNYTPILFLLNKGGSLWNLALPPAVAIVFLFLSLRFWHFGIRHYHSTGS, encoded by the coding sequence ATGAATCTTTATATAAAATTGATTTCGGGAAGCCTGCGATCTCGCATGCAATATAAAATGAACTTTCTTGTATCCTCCTTATCATACGGACTGATTATGGCTGTTGATTTTGTCTTACTGGCTGCCATACTGCAGCGTTTTGATGATGTAAAAGGTTGGAATCTTTTTGAAGTGGGCTTGTTGTACGGAATCTCATCCGTTGCAATTACTCTCTACCGAGTATTTTGTGTTGAGGTACATAATTTTGAACGATACATGGTCGAAGGTGAATTTGACAGTCTTCTGATCAGACCCGTTTCTCCTTTATCGCTGCTCTTAACGAAAAATTTAGATCTGTCACGTATCGGCGGAACTATACAAGGCATACTTATCCTTATTATTTCTATTATCGGTCTGAATTTAGAGAACGTTGAATTATTTTTACTATTGATTTATTTACCTATATCAATTTTAGCAGGGGTCATTATTTGTTTTTCACTTGGTCTTTTGACCGCAACAATTGCCTTTTGGACGCAGAGAATCAAAGATTTTCAAACGTTTACGCTGTACGCACCATTTAATGCAGCCAACTATCCCATGAACATCTATCCGGGCTGGCTGAAGATTATCTTTTTCACAGTTATTCCAGTCGGATTTATGAATTACACCCCTATTCTTTTTCTGTTGAATAAGGGCGGAAGTCTTTGGAACTTAGCATTGCCTCCGGCGGTTGCTATCGTTTTTCTATTTCTATCATTACGATTCTGGCATTTTGGAATTCGGCACTACCACAGTACAGGCAGTTAA